The Paroedura picta isolate Pp20150507F chromosome 6, Ppicta_v3.0, whole genome shotgun sequence genome segment AGGGGCAGCATGGCATGgtgaaatcttggaagctaagtagggtcagtacttggaagagacACCACATAAGAAAAACCACGTTGGATCAGGCTCACCCAGTCTAacagtcacacagtggccaaacccaaggtgtcatcaggaggtccaccagtgggaccagaactccagaatccctcctaCTGTGCCCCCCAAGCGCCAAGAATATAgagtatcactgccccagacatagtggtACATCTATGCCTTGTGACTAAAAGCTGTTTGTGCTTTTAGCTGCCACCACTTTGGGTGAAGAAGCCTTCCTTTTATCTATTGTAAACCTACAGCTCAACagtttcattgagtgcccatgagttcttgtattgtgagaaaagcAGAAAAGTGCTTCTTTATCTTttgtatcccatgcataattttgtaaacctccgtCATGTTACCTCTCAACCCTTGTTTCCCCATGCTAAAGAGCTCTAATCTCTTTAGCTTTTCTTTATAGGAAAATTGTTCCATCCGCTTAATGATTTTAATtgccccaaggaagactctggagaggaaggcagtgaGGAGTCATCTCagtttctcatttgccttgaaagctcctcacTGAATGCACCTTATATATACACTGGGGGGAAGGGTAAATGTTCTGTTTTTCTTGATGATAATAGTGGTCCCTTGAGACAGGGTGGAATACaaattaaatatgtatatattacaTGAAATGGCATGAAAGTTTTTTCAGCTTCATGTTTCGTTTGAACAAAAGTTGGACAGACTGAATTGGGCCATTGAGTGTGTTGGGGGGTGGGACTATTGGTCTGTGGGAGTTATGAGTACTGTGTGGACTTCGTTGTATTTTATGCCTgctgttgtaaaccactgcaagcctGTTGGATGGAgaatggcagtcaataaatataaaaaaatataaataaaactgtaCCAAATAAAAATATCACTGTGCTCCAGTTCTCATTGGGAGGGGCATCACCACTGGGTGGGTCTACAAAGGATAGACATCCAGCATGAATATTTTTACAGATACTGCAGCATATAGACATACCAAGGCACAAATGGGGCAGTGATATATGCATGTGAATGTAACCCATGCAAAGCAACCTTGCCTAAGAAGACAGAGGATGGCCCTTTCTATCTGTCTCTTGATAAGAAAGTGTATTCAAATAATATTTTCCTTTGCTGGCTTTAGAGCAATGTCTTGACTGGCAATAATAATACAATCAAGAGATATGAGTTATATCCAGGGAGGTCACTGAGGCTCAATGTGATTTTTAACCAGAACCAGCAATATTTAGTCCTTGAAAGAAAATATGATTTGTTGAATAACTTGACTTCTTACCTTTATTTCATAACAAAGGCAGCAGCATTTCTCATTAGTGATAGGAGGCGTCCACTGTACTATGCACTTCGATGACAGCTTAGAGCAATTTTGGGTAATAGTTTGTGGAGGACCTATCCTTTCTGGAATGAAAACCACTGTTACCATAGAGAAGCAGAGAAATGTGACATTTCACTGACATCTAAGTGGTGCATCTTATATCCCTGTTCTCCAAGCAGACAAGTGCCATATACTTTGCTGGCAAGAGGCCTCAGTAAAGATCCACCCTTAAACACCTTAAGATTTCTATTATGTTTAAAGACTAAAACAACGCCCTTCGCCTTTTAAATCTTACCATGGTGGCAAAGCTTGAGAAGCGCATCATAATAACGAATCTGTGATTTTTGGCTTGATCCATTCACATAGATATAGTAAATGTCTTCAGTAGATTCAAAAGTAATTTTAGGAACGTGGCATGCAATATGTCTTCCCAGGACATTACTTATGTAATGTGGACACTCTCTCTTTTTCCCGTCTATGCCAGAGGATACCTCACGGtacttcaggtaaagaaaataCTGGACATCTTCTGGAGCATTTCTGCCAGCGTTCCAAGTACAGTTCAAAGAAGAAACGTTGTAAAGCACGCAGGAGAAATTTTCAACTGATGTTCCATCCATTTCTGGAAAGGAGTGGAAGTTAATACCATGTAGCATTTCTATAATGTATTTCAATTAGGATAAATATTTCCATTaggataaatcaaataaataaacaaataagtgaataaataaagcaTTTCATATGTATATTATCTCCTATATGTGTGCAAACCTCCCAAACTTCAGAAACAGGATGGGGATTTGGcagcagtgaggaggggaaaaggcaagaCGAGGCGGTAGAAAAAGCAGGAAGGCTTTTCAGTGTGGAGGGGTGAAAAAGCGCAATTTGGAACTCTATGCAGCAATTCCCTTGGAGTTGTTGCAACCCAATTTCTTTGTATATGACTGAGTTTTGATGAAATAAGCATACATCATCTTTTAAAATTAGTACTTGTACTTCTCCCACTGCCATTATTCGCTTGTCCAAATATCACCTGAATAGCAGTGTCTCAAGCATTGTAGACTCTCCGTTAAGACATTACCATGGAACTTAGTTATCACCTTAGTAAGACATCTGCATCACTACAAAAGGCAGTGTTACTGTTCCACACACTTCCATAGCTACAGTTTCTTAGTGCTCTACTGCTTCGTGTATGCTGGGTCACTGGGAATGCATGAAATATAGAGCACAAAGAATTCACCACAaactaaaaatccaaataaacaagagATCCTAAATTTTAACATGGTACTAccatggacattttaaaacacgggctggatagctatctgacggagaggctgattctgtgaagattcaaggggatggcaggttacagtggatgagcgatagggatgtgagtgtcctgcatagtgcaaggggttggactagatgacccaggaggtcccttccaactctatgattctatgattctataccaaaTGCAAAGAAGGACCAAGGGCTCGTCCTGCCATTCCTCAAAATCCAAATGAACCATTCAGTATTTTTAACCATTGCCACTATTTCTCTCAACTGCTTAACcaattttataaatataaaactGGGTCAATTAATTACAGATCCCCAGAACATCATTTTAATCCAAAACCATTAAACAGAACTTTCAAACAGGCTTTAATGTGAGGTTTAGGACCACAAGGATCACTGAGACTAACCCAGTTCCCTCCTTCTTGTGACTATTCCCTATACGAGTTCCTGGAAAATGTATTGTATATGGAATATTGGCTGAATTACCTTCAGGAGGAAAGTAGATGCTATCTGAAAGATTCTGATTCAGATACTCTATTTTGGCTATAAATGTAGCACCCTTATGAAGTTGCACACTGTCAAAATAGCACATTGTTTCttctttctgaaaaagaaaattcAATTTAATACTTATAGGTTGTGTTCTAGAGACATCAGTATATTATGGCTATGTTACTTGAGGAGGTAATGCTTAAActgctctgctctgcaggtatgaaacTCCTGggtgtcccaggcccccgggatttctgcctggcctcaaccaaggccagggcctttttggccctggcccctgcttggtggagtgagctcccggaagagctgagggccctgacggagctatcaacgttctgcagggctgtaagatgaagctctcccaccaggccttTAGTTGAGGCCGGGGGTGGTGgtgtagaatcctggagttgatTGAACAATCTGTGGGTCCCCCCCTATGACATCTGTTCTTCCATCATATGCTGTTAATAGCATGATACGGGTAGTGGGATGGGAATTGGGGAGTTGCTTTTGGTTTCTTGTCTGCCATCTGCCTTGTTTTGTCATAGGTGGGGTTTGattgttatgtttttaattgGGGAATGTTgattttagtgggggtttttgTATCTATTATTATAAAggcttcttaaatgaacagtgcaaacaaatagaagaaaacaatagaatagggaggaccagagatctctttaaaaaaaaacttggagatatgaagagaatatttcatgcaaagatgggtatgataaaggaccaaaatggtagggacctaacagaagcagaagagatttaaaaaaatatggaaaAATTATCCAGAAAAATTATACACAAGTGAGcgtaacatccctgataaccacgagggggtagtcactgacctggagccagacatcctggaatgtgaggtaaaatgggccttaggaagtctgagtaacaataaagctagtggaggtgacagcattccagttgaactattcaaaatcttaataGACGATAAAGTAAAAGTGCCAgaatatgccagaaaatttggaaaactcaacagtggccttaggattggaaaaggtcagtttacattccaatcccaaagaagggcaacagcaaagaatgttcaaactaccacaccattgtactcatttctcatgctagcaaagttatgc includes the following:
- the LOC143840174 gene encoding granulocyte-macrophage colony-stimulating factor receptor subunit alpha-like isoform X2; this translates as MEMTWDSNVTMRECSVDTPPFNCNYGIKEETMCYFDSVQLHKGATFIAKIEYLNQNLSDSIYFPPEEMDGTSVENFSCVLYNVSSLNCTWNAGRNAPEDVQYFLYLKYREVSSGIDGKKRECPHYISNVLGRHIACHVPKITFESTEDIYYIYVNGSSQKSQIRYYDALLKLCHHERIGPPQTITQNCSKLSSKCIVQWTPPITNEKCCCLCYEIKDETENTTESIHDNYKSFDVDQRHVVMIRSFKRSFDFTVYSEWSEPIILDFLSQPNLFPTINLVLIAVGTILMILILAFLCKRYRIWHKLTLPVPQPKDLFQQYSKNMEKELVDPIPTVHEPDEKITVIEEVTDSFKK